From Thermoflavifilum aggregans, a single genomic window includes:
- a CDS encoding RNA polymerase sigma factor: MFRSPDTREEAFTALVKRYQEKLYWHIRRLVIDHEDAHDLLQNVFIKVWHHLDDFREESQLYTWLYRIATNECLTFLEQQKKKRAVSLSDVENSLENKLKAEKHFDAGKLEWKLQQAILKLPEKQRVVFHLRYYDEMPYETMSRILHTSEGALKASYHHAVKKIVAYLKED; encoded by the coding sequence TTGTTCAGATCGCCGGATACGCGTGAAGAGGCCTTTACGGCTCTGGTAAAGCGTTATCAGGAAAAATTGTACTGGCATATCCGAAGATTGGTTATTGATCATGAAGATGCACATGATTTATTGCAAAACGTATTCATCAAAGTGTGGCATCATCTGGATGATTTCCGGGAAGAATCGCAGCTCTATACCTGGCTGTATCGCATTGCTACCAATGAATGCCTGACATTTTTGGAACAACAAAAGAAAAAAAGAGCTGTTTCGCTTTCGGATGTGGAAAATAGTTTGGAAAACAAATTAAAAGCCGAAAAGCATTTTGATGCCGGTAAACTGGAATGGAAGCTGCAACAGGCAATTCTGAAATTGCCGGAAAAGCAAAGAGTGGTTTTTCATTTGCGGTACTATGATGAAATGCCGTATGAAACGATGAGCCGTATTTTGCATACTTCTGAAGGTGCATTGAAAGCTTCCTATCATCATGCGGTCAAAAAAATTGTTGCCTATTTAAAGGAAGATTAA
- a CDS encoding sugar phosphate isomerase/epimerase family protein has product MKTIKGPAIFLAQFMGDQPPFNNLKNICQWAASLGYKGVQIPTWDSRLIDLQKAAESKTYADEIKGIVQEAGLEITELSTHLQGQLVAVHPAYDALFDSFAPPAYRNNPKARTEWAVNQLKYAAKASQHLGLTAHATFSGALLWHTVYPWPQRPAGLVEAGFRELASRWLPILHEFDRCGVDLCYEIHPGEDLHDGVTYERFLEATGNHPRACLLYDPSHFVLQCLDYLEYIDIYHEKIKMFHVKDAEFNPTGRSGVYGGYQDWIDRPGRFRSLGDGQVNFKAIFSKLAQYDFPGWAVLEWECCLKHPEDGAREGAEFIRRHMIRVTEKAFDDFAGAGTDEQLNKKVLGLN; this is encoded by the coding sequence ATGAAAACGATTAAAGGTCCTGCCATTTTCCTGGCGCAGTTTATGGGCGATCAACCACCCTTCAATAACCTGAAAAACATCTGCCAATGGGCTGCTTCCCTGGGATACAAAGGTGTGCAGATTCCTACCTGGGATAGCCGGCTGATAGATTTGCAGAAAGCTGCCGAAAGCAAAACCTATGCAGATGAAATCAAAGGTATTGTACAGGAGGCCGGATTGGAAATCACTGAATTAAGCACCCACCTGCAGGGGCAGCTAGTGGCTGTACATCCTGCTTATGATGCTTTGTTCGACAGTTTTGCACCGCCTGCCTATCGCAACAACCCCAAAGCCCGTACAGAATGGGCCGTGAATCAGCTGAAATATGCAGCCAAAGCCAGCCAGCATCTGGGACTCACTGCCCATGCCACCTTCAGCGGGGCCTTGCTCTGGCATACTGTTTATCCCTGGCCGCAACGACCCGCAGGCCTGGTGGAAGCCGGATTCCGTGAACTGGCCAGCCGGTGGCTGCCTATTCTCCATGAATTCGACCGCTGTGGTGTTGATCTCTGCTATGAAATTCATCCCGGCGAGGATCTGCATGATGGCGTTACCTACGAACGTTTCCTGGAAGCCACCGGTAACCATCCCCGGGCATGTTTGCTCTACGATCCCAGCCATTTCGTACTTCAGTGCCTCGATTACCTGGAGTACATTGATATCTACCATGAAAAAATCAAAATGTTTCATGTGAAAGATGCCGAATTCAATCCCACCGGTCGCAGCGGCGTGTACGGTGGTTATCAAGACTGGATTGACCGGCCTGGCAGATTCCGCTCCCTGGGCGATGGCCAGGTGAATTTCAAAGCTATCTTCAGCAAGCTGGCACAATATGATTTTCCGGGTTGGGCTGTACTGGAATGGGAATGCTGCCTGAAACATCCGGAAGACGGTGCCCGCGAAGGTGCCGAATTCATCCGCCGGCATATGATCCGCGTTACCGAAAAAGCTTTTGATGATTTTGCCGGAGCGGGAACCGACGAACAACTGAACAAAAAAGTATTGGGCCTGAATTAA
- a CDS encoding 3-keto-disaccharide hydrolase, translated as MQRICWTICLFFVLGALQMPAAAQTASRHKWISLFNSRDLTGWHSYHQSAPAPAWKVQDGAIVLDHSGNARGGDLVTDREYSNFELELQWKISKGGNSGILFLVHEDPRIGATYFTGPEMQVLDNQYADDNKIPSHLAGSLYDLIAADPKAVHPYGAWNTVRIKLLNGHLTFWMNGEKVVETQLWTPQWDSLVAHSKFTQWPVFATYHTGHIALQDHGDEVWFRNIRIREL; from the coding sequence ATGCAACGAATCTGTTGGACAATCTGCCTGTTTTTCGTGCTTGGTGCCTTGCAAATGCCAGCTGCAGCGCAAACCGCCTCCCGGCACAAATGGATAAGCCTCTTTAACAGCCGTGATCTTACCGGCTGGCATAGCTATCATCAATCTGCACCAGCACCGGCCTGGAAGGTACAGGACGGAGCCATTGTGCTGGACCACAGCGGAAATGCCCGCGGCGGAGATCTTGTGACCGACAGGGAATACAGCAATTTTGAGCTGGAACTGCAATGGAAAATCAGCAAAGGCGGCAACAGCGGGATTCTCTTTCTGGTGCACGAGGATCCCCGTATTGGCGCTACCTATTTCACGGGCCCGGAAATGCAGGTGCTTGATAACCAGTATGCGGATGACAATAAAATCCCCTCCCACCTGGCCGGCTCCCTCTACGACCTGATTGCAGCCGATCCTAAAGCGGTACATCCCTATGGGGCGTGGAATACCGTTCGGATCAAACTGCTGAACGGCCATCTGACGTTTTGGATGAACGGGGAAAAAGTGGTAGAAACTCAGTTATGGACACCCCAATGGGACAGCCTGGTGGCACACAGCAAATTCACGCAATGGCCCGTCTTTGCCACCTATCACACCGGACATATTGCCCTGCAGGATCATGGTGATGAAGTGTGGTTTCGGAATATTCGGATCAGGGAATTGTAG